Proteins from one Mycobacteriales bacterium genomic window:
- a CDS encoding glycoside hydrolase family 3 N-terminal domain-containing protein: MAGAFFGGRARGRTTASLAAVAVVGALAFAVPSLASQGDGSAAHAKQPWLNPHLSVGTRVDALVNAMTLPEKVGQMDQQLVTTLTDSNSATCGDNGFNLPNPACMQKILIDQHAGSILAGGTNNPIDTTGKGGPGNTGFDWANEYNIIQQYAIKNSRLHIPLIFGVDAVHGFGHPWQAPLYPQSIGMGATWDPAAARAGGAATAKALQATGWNWAFAPVQDLSRDNRWGRTYETWGEEPALTAAMGGANVQGLQAPAGAGKLGVAATVKHFAGYSQAVNGHDRNEALLPLSYLQSMILPSYAGGIDANADSVMVDSGSINGVPATASHYLLTDILRKQMGFQGVVISDYQDVPALQSAYHVAPDLAGAIAKAVNAGVDMSMEVFAPDQWQTAALLDVRTGKISRARIDQAVRRILTLKFHLGLFDQPCVNDPSTPCLDAHAADAAVNSGRQGTLAAARESVTLLRNENNALPLSPTGKVVVTGPSADSMTNQLGGWSVSWQGVFGSGHVCCAGPANQIPPGTTVLKGIQAADPHAVSAPDQASALAQAGSASAYVVAVGEKAYAEGLGDNPAPALPPDQQALITALEGTGKPVIVVVLAGRPVGLGSAEQADGVLMAYQGSTEAGRAVADAIFGKINPSGKLPVSWPSDAKTVGGDFDGAAASPLGDQPKFFDQLPGTGSGPGHLYNPLYPFGYGLSYTTFDTHDLSVTPHVSANSNAAATFTVTNTGTRSGTDIVPVYVSQPVSSVVVPPQRLVGFTRVTLGAGKSTVAHVSFPASALAETQGDINASGPPTVEPGDYVVALNKNDTTPYDVAVSAPFTIF, translated from the coding sequence ATGGCCGGTGCGTTTTTCGGTGGTCGGGCCCGAGGAAGAACAACCGCGTCACTCGCGGCGGTGGCGGTCGTCGGTGCGTTGGCATTCGCGGTGCCGTCGCTCGCCAGCCAGGGCGACGGAAGCGCCGCTCACGCGAAACAGCCGTGGCTCAACCCCCACCTATCGGTCGGCACCCGGGTCGACGCCTTGGTCAACGCTATGACACTTCCGGAAAAGGTCGGGCAGATGGACCAGCAGCTGGTCACTACCCTGACCGACTCCAACAGCGCGACCTGCGGTGACAACGGCTTCAACCTGCCCAATCCCGCATGCATGCAGAAGATATTGATCGACCAGCACGCCGGCTCGATTCTCGCCGGAGGCACAAATAACCCGATCGACACCACCGGCAAGGGTGGCCCCGGCAATACGGGCTTCGACTGGGCCAACGAATACAACATCATCCAGCAGTACGCGATCAAGAACTCGCGGCTGCACATCCCCCTGATCTTCGGCGTCGACGCGGTGCACGGCTTCGGCCACCCGTGGCAGGCGCCGCTCTACCCGCAGTCGATCGGGATGGGAGCCACCTGGGACCCGGCGGCGGCCCGGGCCGGCGGCGCCGCGACCGCCAAGGCCCTGCAGGCGACCGGGTGGAACTGGGCGTTCGCCCCGGTGCAGGACCTGTCGCGGGACAACCGCTGGGGCCGGACCTACGAGACCTGGGGCGAGGAGCCGGCGCTGACGGCGGCCATGGGCGGGGCCAACGTGCAGGGCCTCCAGGCACCGGCCGGTGCCGGGAAGCTGGGCGTCGCGGCGACCGTCAAGCACTTCGCCGGCTACTCGCAGGCGGTCAACGGGCACGATCGCAACGAGGCGCTGCTCCCGCTCAGCTACCTGCAGAGCATGATCCTCCCGTCCTACGCCGGCGGGATCGACGCCAACGCTGACAGCGTCATGGTCGACTCCGGGTCGATCAACGGCGTACCGGCTACCGCGTCGCACTATCTGCTCACGGACATCCTGCGCAAGCAGATGGGTTTCCAGGGCGTCGTCATCAGCGACTACCAGGACGTGCCCGCGCTGCAGAGCGCCTACCACGTGGCCCCTGATCTTGCCGGCGCCATCGCCAAGGCGGTCAACGCCGGCGTCGACATGAGCATGGAGGTCTTCGCGCCGGACCAGTGGCAGACGGCGGCCCTGCTGGACGTCCGGACCGGGAAGATCTCCCGTGCGCGGATCGACCAGGCCGTACGCCGGATCCTCACCTTGAAGTTCCACCTCGGACTCTTCGACCAGCCGTGCGTCAACGACCCCTCCACCCCGTGCCTCGACGCCCACGCGGCCGACGCTGCGGTCAACTCCGGCCGGCAGGGCACGCTCGCCGCGGCCCGGGAGTCGGTCACGCTGCTGCGTAACGAGAACAACGCGCTGCCCCTGTCGCCGACCGGGAAGGTGGTCGTCACCGGGCCGAGCGCGGACTCCATGACCAACCAGCTCGGCGGGTGGAGCGTGAGCTGGCAGGGCGTCTTCGGCTCCGGGCACGTCTGCTGCGCCGGGCCGGCCAACCAGATCCCCCCGGGTACGACGGTCCTCAAGGGCATCCAGGCGGCCGATCCCCACGCGGTGTCCGCGCCCGACCAGGCCAGCGCCCTGGCTCAGGCCGGGAGTGCGAGCGCCTACGTCGTGGCGGTCGGCGAGAAGGCCTACGCCGAGGGCCTCGGCGACAACCCGGCGCCGGCGCTGCCGCCGGACCAGCAGGCGCTGATCACCGCGCTCGAGGGAACGGGCAAGCCGGTCATCGTCGTCGTCCTCGCGGGCCGTCCCGTCGGCCTGGGGTCGGCGGAGCAGGCGGACGGCGTCCTCATGGCCTACCAGGGCAGCACCGAAGCCGGCCGGGCGGTCGCGGACGCGATCTTCGGCAAGATCAACCCGAGCGGAAAGCTGCCCGTCAGCTGGCCGTCGGACGCGAAGACGGTGGGCGGCGACTTCGACGGCGCGGCGGCCTCCCCACTGGGCGACCAGCCGAAGTTCTTCGACCAGCTGCCGGGCACCGGGTCAGGTCCCGGTCACCTCTACAACCCCCTGTACCCGTTCGGATACGGCCTCTCCTACACCACCTTCGACACCCACGACCTCTCGGTGACACCCCACGTTTCGGCCAACAGCAATGCGGCGGCGACCTTCACCGTCACCAACACGGGGACCCGGAGCGGGACCGACATCGTGCCGGTCTACGTGAGCCAGCCGGTCAGCAGCGTGGTCGTGCCGCCCCAGCGGCTGGTCGGCTTCACGAGGGTCACGCTCGGAGCCGGCAAGTCCACGGTGGCCCACGTCTCCTTCCCGGCCTCGGCGCTGGCCGAGACCCAGGGCGACATCAACGCCTCCGGACCGCCGACGGTCGAGCCCGGTGACTATGTGGTCGCGCTGAACAAGAACGACACGACGCCCTACGACGTCGCCGTGTCGGCACCCTTCACGATCTTCTGA
- a CDS encoding YbhN family protein, producing MRRIRPPVWLTRGVGLVIFALVVEYLVLPQLAGARKALHLLVRVHPGYVVVGIALEVLSLCAYAALTRVVLPRTGRPSWWTLFRIDVTSLGVSHVVPGGSATAAALRLRLLISAGVRGPDALIGITVQGIGSAVVLNVMLLIGLLVTIAIQGANLLYALGALLGVLLLLGAGAMVFALTFGREGSVRFVRTAATHLPVVTPDMAERALRKVAEQLRILGSDRERLTAAICWATVNWLLDAASLWVFVLAFGHLTTPGGLLVAFGLANVVAVLPITPGGLGIVEGVLVPTLVGFGTPRGIAILGVVSYRLVNFWLPIPASALTYLSLRAGVLRHEHPGNRPWRLPHVLAAARARHWFGGHVTDEPAPGELSATDETAKE from the coding sequence GTGAGGAGAATTCGGCCGCCGGTCTGGCTGACCCGCGGCGTGGGCCTGGTGATCTTCGCCCTGGTGGTGGAGTACCTGGTCCTGCCGCAGCTCGCCGGTGCCCGAAAGGCGCTGCACCTGCTCGTCCGGGTCCATCCCGGGTACGTCGTCGTCGGCATCGCTCTCGAGGTGTTGTCGCTGTGTGCCTACGCGGCACTGACCCGGGTCGTGCTTCCCCGCACCGGCCGGCCGTCGTGGTGGACCCTGTTCCGCATCGACGTGACCTCACTCGGGGTCAGCCACGTCGTGCCCGGCGGCTCGGCGACGGCCGCGGCCCTGCGGCTGCGGCTGCTCATCAGCGCTGGAGTCCGGGGGCCCGACGCCCTGATCGGCATCACCGTGCAGGGCATCGGGTCGGCGGTGGTGCTCAACGTGATGCTCCTGATCGGGCTGCTGGTGACCATCGCCATCCAGGGCGCCAACCTGCTCTACGCCCTGGGCGCACTGCTCGGCGTCCTGCTGCTACTCGGCGCGGGGGCGATGGTCTTCGCGCTCACCTTCGGCCGGGAGGGGTCGGTCCGCTTCGTCCGGACCGCCGCCACGCACCTTCCGGTGGTGACCCCGGACATGGCCGAGCGAGCCCTCCGCAAGGTCGCCGAGCAGTTGCGGATCCTCGGGAGCGACCGGGAGCGGCTCACCGCGGCGATCTGCTGGGCCACCGTCAACTGGCTCCTCGACGCGGCGTCGCTGTGGGTCTTCGTCCTCGCGTTCGGCCATCTGACCACCCCGGGCGGGCTGCTGGTCGCCTTCGGCCTGGCCAACGTGGTCGCCGTACTGCCCATCACCCCCGGTGGCCTGGGAATCGTCGAGGGCGTGCTCGTCCCGACCCTGGTGGGCTTCGGTACGCCGCGGGGCATCGCGATCCTCGGCGTGGTGAGCTACCGCCTGGTGAACTTCTGGCTGCCCATCCCGGCTTCGGCGTTGACCTACCTGTCGCTGCGCGCCGGTGTACTGCGGCACGAGCACCCCGGCAATCGTCCGTGGCGGCTTCCGCATGTGCTCGCCGCGGCGCGTGCGCGCCACTGGTTCGGCGGACACGTAACCGACGAACCCGCACCCGGCGAGCTATCCGCCACGGACGAAACCGCGAAGGAGTAA
- a CDS encoding ScyD/ScyE family protein — protein sequence MKRRIIVGLGAVALGVGAVAAPASAASTSTSAAATPAKPVVVVSGLNNPRQLAWGPHGLLVAEAGRGSLHPGKNNCFAGPEGQTCVGATGSVSLIAQPGLTYNARPHRIVTGLLSGAAPDGGSATGSDGVDAQNGSVLIQQTYFPVQLPHGLPAWQNGKLLAARHGRLSSVANIAKVELTRNPDGLQVDSDPYAVLALGRHSSLTADAAANDLILVRNGKARPFTVFPLHGCGGHRDPNGCDQESVPTSLARGPGNAIYVGELAHFEPGEARVWKVSATTGKILGYYGKGGTICPSDQTGFTTVTGVQFGRDGSLYVSELLGGANGQGDIVKIAPDCTRTSMAVPLPAGLALDRHNNVYVSAFSLSDTDGAVPQPGAPALPPGQVWRVRF from the coding sequence ATGAAGCGACGCATCATCGTCGGCCTCGGTGCGGTGGCTCTCGGAGTGGGCGCGGTCGCGGCTCCCGCCTCCGCCGCCTCGACTTCGACCTCGGCGGCGGCGACGCCCGCCAAGCCGGTCGTCGTCGTCAGCGGGCTGAACAATCCGCGCCAGCTCGCCTGGGGCCCGCACGGCCTCCTGGTGGCCGAGGCTGGGCGCGGCTCGCTGCATCCCGGCAAGAACAACTGCTTCGCGGGTCCGGAGGGTCAGACCTGCGTCGGGGCCACCGGCTCGGTCAGCCTGATCGCGCAGCCCGGCCTCACTTACAACGCCAGGCCGCACCGGATCGTCACCGGACTGTTGTCGGGCGCTGCACCGGACGGTGGTTCGGCCACCGGCTCGGACGGAGTCGACGCCCAGAACGGCTCGGTTCTGATCCAGCAGACCTACTTCCCGGTCCAGCTTCCGCACGGACTCCCGGCGTGGCAGAACGGAAAGCTGCTCGCAGCAAGGCACGGCCGGCTCAGCAGCGTGGCCAACATCGCCAAGGTCGAGCTGACCCGCAACCCGGACGGCCTCCAGGTCGACTCCGATCCCTATGCCGTGCTCGCCCTCGGCAGGCACAGCTCGCTGACCGCCGACGCGGCGGCCAACGACCTGATCCTCGTCCGCAACGGGAAGGCCCGGCCGTTCACCGTGTTCCCGCTGCACGGCTGCGGCGGCCACCGCGACCCCAACGGGTGTGACCAGGAGTCGGTGCCGACTTCGCTGGCCCGGGGCCCGGGCAACGCGATCTACGTCGGCGAGCTCGCCCACTTCGAACCCGGCGAGGCGCGGGTGTGGAAGGTCTCCGCGACCACCGGAAAGATCCTGGGCTACTACGGCAAGGGCGGCACGATCTGCCCGAGCGACCAGACCGGCTTCACCACCGTCACCGGCGTGCAGTTCGGCCGCGACGGCAGTCTCTACGTGAGCGAACTCCTCGGCGGCGCCAACGGTCAGGGCGACATCGTGAAGATCGCCCCCGACTGCACCCGCACCAGCATGGCGGTGCCGCTCCCGGCCGGCCTCGCGCTCGATCGGCACAACAACGTCTACGTGTCAGCCTTCAGCCTCTCGGACACCGACGGTGCCGTTCCGCAGCCTGGTGCGCCTGCTCTTCCGCCCGGTCAGGTGTGGCGGGTGCGCTTCTGA
- a CDS encoding cyclase family protein — protein sequence MAGALLTRPDQPVSQADFDALYGELRHANPWGDQDRRGALNHLTPARVLAAVQRVTAGRTVSMSATIGTHAAADDPEHAVHTMTGTGVEVFENDSQGLNFATDHIEMNVHGNANSHLDALCHVIYREQLYNGVPATAVTSTGADALDVDDDQNGIVGRGVLLDIPRLRGERWLEPGDHVYADDLIAAEREQHVTVGPGDLLFVRLGHRRRREELGPWDVAASRAGLHPSAMPLLAERQIALMGSDTNSDAAPSSTAGVDFPIHVLAINALGIQLLDYLDLDELAQACAHRDDWSFLSVIAPLRLPEATGSPVNPIAIL from the coding sequence GTGGCGGGTGCGCTTCTGACCCGCCCCGATCAGCCGGTCAGCCAGGCTGATTTCGACGCGCTGTACGGCGAGCTACGCCACGCCAATCCTTGGGGAGACCAGGATCGTCGCGGTGCGCTGAACCACCTGACGCCGGCCCGGGTGCTGGCAGCCGTGCAGCGGGTGACCGCAGGCCGCACGGTCAGCATGAGCGCCACGATCGGAACCCACGCCGCAGCAGACGATCCCGAGCATGCGGTGCACACCATGACCGGCACCGGGGTCGAGGTGTTCGAGAACGACTCGCAGGGACTGAACTTCGCCACCGATCACATCGAGATGAACGTGCACGGCAACGCGAACAGCCATCTCGACGCCCTCTGCCACGTCATCTACCGCGAGCAGCTCTACAACGGCGTACCGGCGACGGCGGTCACCTCCACCGGCGCGGACGCCCTCGACGTCGACGACGACCAGAACGGGATCGTCGGCCGCGGCGTACTCCTGGACATTCCGCGGCTACGTGGTGAGCGGTGGCTCGAGCCGGGCGACCACGTCTACGCCGACGACCTGATTGCGGCCGAGCGGGAGCAGCACGTCACGGTCGGCCCCGGCGACCTGCTGTTCGTCCGGCTGGGGCACCGGCGCCGCAGGGAGGAGCTCGGGCCTTGGGATGTCGCCGCCTCCCGGGCCGGGCTACACCCCAGCGCGATGCCGCTGCTCGCCGAACGCCAGATCGCGCTGATGGGCAGCGACACCAACAGCGATGCCGCGCCGAGCAGCACGGCGGGTGTCGACTTCCCGATCCACGTGCTGGCCATCAACGCCTTGGGGATCCAGCTGCTGGACTACCTCGACCTCGATGAGCTCGCCCAGGCCTGTGCGCACCGCGACGACTGGTCGTTTCTCAGCGTGATCGCCCCGCTCCGGCTCCCCGAGGCGACCGGCTCGCCGGTCAACCCGATCGCGATCCTGTGA
- a CDS encoding SPFH domain-containing protein, with the protein MFGYHVPAPDQAMLISGGQHSEGGTPFRVVTGHGTFVLPFFRKVRFLTLAMCEAEVAEACVTKQGIALNVRAVIAFKVGNDDESIVNAGQRFLSDQNQMSVLTGRIFSGHLRSIVGSMTVEEIVTERQKLATEVLDGSKAEMAKIGLSVDALQIQSIDDMKLGYIAAMAAPHNAAIQRQAQIAQAQANQAAAEAEQQSQRAQAEYARQTAIVQAQYKAEVDRAQAEAAQAGPLTQAQTQREVIAAQTELAQREAELRQQELVAEVVKPALAEAERVRVLAQADAEKMRIQAEAAASNNRVALDRMLIDQLPLIVKEAAQGLSGANVNILNGADGLGEIASGLVGQGMSILDSIKKGMGEQPPADADVGRAQRELESSPERRSDESDVA; encoded by the coding sequence ATGTTCGGCTATCACGTTCCGGCGCCCGACCAGGCGATGCTGATCTCTGGTGGGCAACACTCCGAGGGCGGTACGCCGTTCCGCGTCGTCACCGGCCACGGGACCTTCGTCCTGCCCTTCTTCCGCAAGGTCCGCTTCCTGACTCTCGCGATGTGTGAGGCCGAGGTCGCCGAGGCCTGTGTCACCAAGCAGGGGATCGCGCTCAACGTGCGGGCGGTCATCGCCTTCAAGGTCGGCAACGACGACGAGAGCATCGTCAACGCCGGGCAGCGTTTCCTCTCCGACCAGAACCAGATGTCGGTGCTCACCGGCCGGATCTTCTCCGGTCACCTGCGGTCGATCGTCGGGTCGATGACCGTGGAGGAGATCGTCACCGAGCGGCAGAAACTTGCGACCGAGGTCCTGGACGGCTCCAAGGCCGAGATGGCCAAGATCGGTCTGAGCGTCGACGCGCTGCAGATCCAGTCGATCGACGACATGAAGCTCGGCTATATCGCGGCGATGGCCGCGCCGCACAACGCTGCGATCCAGCGGCAGGCGCAGATCGCGCAGGCGCAGGCGAATCAGGCCGCCGCGGAGGCAGAACAGCAGTCGCAGCGCGCACAGGCGGAATACGCCCGGCAGACGGCGATCGTGCAGGCGCAGTACAAGGCCGAGGTCGACCGCGCGCAGGCCGAGGCGGCGCAGGCTGGGCCGCTCACCCAGGCGCAGACGCAGCGGGAGGTCATCGCCGCGCAGACCGAGCTCGCCCAGCGGGAGGCCGAACTCCGCCAGCAGGAACTGGTCGCCGAGGTGGTCAAGCCCGCGCTCGCGGAGGCCGAGCGGGTCCGGGTCCTCGCCCAGGCCGACGCGGAGAAGATGCGGATCCAGGCCGAGGCCGCGGCGTCCAACAACCGGGTCGCGCTCGACCGCATGCTTATCGACCAGCTACCCCTGATCGTCAAGGAGGCGGCGCAGGGGCTCAGCGGTGCCAACGTCAACATCCTCAACGGGGCCGACGGCCTCGGCGAGATCGCTTCCGGGCTGGTCGGTCAGGGCATGTCCATCCTCGACTCGATCAAGAAGGGGATGGGCGAGCAGCCGCCGGCGGACGCCGACGTCGGTCGGGCCCAGCGTGAACTCGAGTCCTCGCCCGAACGCCGTTCCGACGAGTCCGACGTGGCCTGA